The following DNA comes from Epinephelus moara isolate mb chromosome 2, YSFRI_EMoa_1.0, whole genome shotgun sequence.
GCCTTCAAGTAGGTGGTTATAGAAAACGTTCGTTTAGTTCAGAGGTGAGAACTTCAACTCCACAAAgcgcagaagaagaagaagaagaagaagaagaggagatgCAGTGCTTATTATCTTGATTCAAGTGTTCAGAGAGGTCGTTCTGTGTAACCATCTGAATGTACTTTTTTCATCACAAGTCTGGGGCTGAAATTAAGAGGCCATTTCATGAACCTTTTTTCTACTTTCCAGACATGAGAGAGGAGGTAATTTTGAGGTGGTAAAGGTAACAAGAGGAAATATTCAACCATCATGGCTAGTCTTACGTCCCACTGCTGTCCTGTGTTGAAGAATAAACTTATATTGCCTGAGGTGTGGGAAACACATCTATCTGTACCTTCAACATCAGAATTAATTCACTTTCAGGCAAATATCTACTAAATGACCACGTAATTAATCTTAGAGGAATATTTTAAAGCACTCAGCTCTATTCATTAAGGAGGACCGTCAGAAGAGGGAAGTTTAGGCAGCAGCATCCTTATATGTGGAGTTACAGGGTAAAATTAAAACCACCATTATGGCAGCTTGGTTGACGTCATGCTCATGCCTTAAGCTCACAAATATAGTTAAATacatatcattttttttaaaatgatgaatggTGGATATGACAGACATGACAAATAGCTTCCTGGTTGAGCAACATTATCTGGTTGAGCAACATTATACACCGAGGGATTTCAGTCTTTAAAGTAAAAGCTTGGACACTAAAACAAAAGTGATTTTCCAATGGCAGCATGACgcaagtgtaaaaaaaaaataaaaatactatcTATGTTTATCTAAGTGTAACTCTAAAGCATCAAAGCAGCATTATAACCATCCATACACTCGGgctaaaaaaagtaaaaacactcCAATCTGCAGTTCTGCATGTCGCTGGGATAAATGCAAAAAACGTGGTGATACAAATTCTATAAAGGACGCATAGAAAGAGTCTGAATAATGTTTAGGGATCTGTGTGTTAGGTTCTCTTGCTGCCCAGTCTCTTAAAAACACTGATAGCCCCAATGTCCATCTGGGCACACAGAGaatctcctccccctcctcctccgccgCCGCCGCCAGTGCTGCTGGTGACCTTGGAGCTTGCTATGGTCGGCCCCTCCTGGGCTTTGGGCCTGGTGCtggtcactctgttgtcctgtGTGTCAGCAGGTGTGGGTGTCACAGCGGCGCTCAGGTGTGTGGCAGGGAGCTTGCCCAGTCTCTGAAGCACGCTAACCTTTGCAGGGGGGAGGCCATtaggggaagaggaggaggaggtgggagtGTCAGAGGGAGGTAGTTTGAATTTGCCTCCCAGGCGCCGCAGGGTAGTCGGGGCCGGTTTTGTGGCTGGCTCTCTCTTCTGGGAGGGAGGAGGTCTCTTGAGGACACCAGCATACTGGAGGACGGAGCCTTCTCCGTCACTGTCGTCCTCGTCATCTACATCCATGTTTCCAGCCATTTTGCCTGGCCTTGGctcatcttcctcttcatcccctCTGCCAAGACGGCTGAACACACCGGTGGGCTGCCAAACATGAGCATTATGAGAACATCTTCATGTCTGCATCCAACATAATACAAAGGGAGCTATTAGGATATATTGACAGCCCTCACCTTGTTATTGCTTGTTGTTGTGTCTGCCTTTGATTCAGCCCCAAGTCGTGCAAACACAGAGGTGCGTTTCAAACCTATTTAAGGAGCAGAGCAAAAGTTAATGCACAAAAATTGTAAAGGCTTGACTGTGACATTAAGTGTGGTTCATGTGTTGATTACTCATTAGCGATGGACAAATAATCCACATCATCCTGAACACACcagaagacagaaacagaaaaaaaatcttacattATTTTAAAGACCCAAACACACCAGACCAACATTAAAGAACTACTGGCAAGTAAGGCCTACTGTTGTGTTGCCTCACGTTGCCTGTGGCTCTGCCAAAAACTTGACCTGAACACAACGCAAAGGttacagccaacggccaactagCACGCACGTTCTACATGCATgtgaggaaataactctccataccagcaggtgacGGTCAAGAAAAGAGAAACTAGCAGGATGGATTAAATATgctaattagccagttagcacactaacaacacaacccgatgctgaaagaacaaaggatatttacagtgcactagtgaacaataacaacaacaaaccatTACTGCTAAAGAGCTGAATGGCTAAATACATAATCTTACTTTATATAACAAGCTTCTTTCGATCTCACGCCATGTTGATTTTAGTTGtttttgctttcctcacttctcgagcactgagctgaactgccaaacAGACAACGACAAGCTCCATCGGTTCTACTGCCAATTCAACATAGTaaattgaacaaaaaaaaaatccaaaaagggCCGCCTGGTGCCAATGGAGCTCGGGCAAAAGATGCTCATCAATGGCCCAAAGTTGACAGACATCCAACTGTCTGCTTGGTGCGTCAGGGCCCTGAGACAAAACTGCTGACAGTGCCAGTTGTGCAACAGTCTCTTACTTtcacattttacatgttttttagGGTTTTACTAAAATGGGCTCCAAATGTATTGACCAGttagcagctcctgtgttgtACAAGATCACAGGACTAACACTTACTGTAAAAATCACAAGTCAaaagaataatttattttcacaagCCAAAGCAGCAGCTTCAATTGAGCAAAATTTCAAAATCGTAAAACCTACACTGTATCATTTACTGTACCTGTAAATGAACTTTGTGAGGGTTGTAGATCTTCCTATTTATTCGCATTTGacttcaacattttttttatgtctatGCATGCAGTGTTGAGAAATCTGGCTTTTATTTCAAAACGTCTAACCAGAGGCCCTAGCTTTAATGCCAGCTGTCTTGTACTTTGCTGTACAATTTTGAGTTTCTGTTTAGAGAATTACCTTGAGATTCCCGACGACAGAAAAGCATTTAAAACCCACTGACAGAAGGCAACCcaacacagagcacagagaatTTCTCTCAAGTactaaatatgaataaatatgagtTTGCAGCGCTGCAGATCTTTTCAGAGACAGAACCCACCGGAGAATTTGTGTCATAGAAAAAAGAGACCATAGTCAGAGACTTTATGGTCGGGTAAAATGTAGGTGATGTGAGACAAAGGAGAAAACAAGCACAGTTAAAGAGAGGGAATAATCGCTGGTGTAGTGGGAAGTATCAGTAAAGATGAGGGATTAAAGAAGGACAGAAATGAAAGGCTAAACAGGCTCTGTTAATCAGCGCTGAGT
Coding sequences within:
- the c2h19orf47 gene encoding uncharacterized protein C19orf47 homolog isoform X3; this encodes MASVTTATSEWIQFFKDAGIPAGLAVTYAVSFVDNRIHKNMLMDLSKDIMMDLGITVIGDIIAILKHAKQVYRQDMCKMATEAISSGQTSVKAELRRTANTPATRMIANALSNDSPPATPARRPDNRLSVTVSNMQANKSGKTVVSQPADEGNGLPAVKRRRVTAEMEGLKRTSVFARLGAESKADTTTSNNKPTGVFSRLGRGDEEEDEPRPGKMAGNMDVDDEDDSDGEGSVLQYAGVLKRPPPSQKREPATKPAPTTLRRLGGKFKLPPSDTPTSSSSSPNGLPPAKVSVLQRLGKLPATHLSAAVTPTPADTQDNRVTSTRPKAQEGPTIASSKVTSSTGGGGGGGGGGDSLCAQMDIGAISVFKRLGSKRT
- the c2h19orf47 gene encoding uncharacterized protein C19orf47 homolog isoform X1 — protein: MASVTTATSEWIQFFKDAGIPAGLAVTYAVSFVDNRIHKNMLMDLSKDIMMDLGITVIGDIIAILKHAKQVYRQDMCKMATEAISSGQTSVKAELRRTANTPATRMIANALSNDSPPATPARRPDNRLSVTVSNMQANKSGKTVVSQPADEGNGLPAVKRRRVTAEMEGKYIINMPKGTTPRTRRILAQQAKKGLKRTSVFARLGAESKADTTTSNNKPTGVFSRLGRGDEEEDEPRPGKMAGNMDVDDEDDSDGEGSVLQYAGVLKRPPPSQKREPATKPAPTTLRRLGGKFKLPPSDTPTSSSSSPNGLPPAKVSVLQRLGKLPATHLSAAVTPTPADTQDNRVTSTRPKAQEGPTIASSKVTSSTGGGGGGGGGGDSLCAQMDIGAISVFKRLGSKRT
- the c2h19orf47 gene encoding uncharacterized protein C19orf47 homolog isoform X2 gives rise to the protein MLPLRNTTSEWIQFFKDAGIPAGLAVTYAVSFVDNRIHKNMLMDLSKDIMMDLGITVIGDIIAILKHAKQVYRQDMCKMATEAISSGQTSVKAELRRTANTPATRMIANALSNDSPPATPARRPDNRLSVTVSNMQANKSGKTVVSQPADEGNGLPAVKRRRVTAEMEGKYIINMPKGTTPRTRRILAQQAKKGLKRTSVFARLGAESKADTTTSNNKPTGVFSRLGRGDEEEDEPRPGKMAGNMDVDDEDDSDGEGSVLQYAGVLKRPPPSQKREPATKPAPTTLRRLGGKFKLPPSDTPTSSSSSPNGLPPAKVSVLQRLGKLPATHLSAAVTPTPADTQDNRVTSTRPKAQEGPTIASSKVTSSTGGGGGGGGGGDSLCAQMDIGAISVFKRLGSKRT